A portion of the Streptococcus sp. Marseille-Q6470 genome contains these proteins:
- a CDS encoding energy-coupling factor ABC transporter ATP-binding protein — translation MESIIKIKDLSFRYQADQEHYDVHNISFHVKRGEWLSIVGHNGSGKSTTVRLIDGLLEAESGEIWIDGDCLTPENVWEKRRKIGMVFQNPDNQFVGATVEDDVAFGLENQGIPLEEMEVRVTEALSLVGMAEFSKKEPSRLSGGQKQRVAIAGVVALRPDILILDEATSMLDPEGRLELIKIVQKIRQDHQMTVISITHDLDEVAMSDRVLVMKKGEIESTSTPRELFSRLDLDQIGLDQPFVNQLKESLRTSGLKLPEHYLTEEELEEALWELF, via the coding sequence ATGGAATCGATTATTAAAATTAAGGATCTGTCATTTCGATACCAGGCAGATCAAGAACACTATGATGTTCATAACATTTCGTTTCACGTGAAACGTGGAGAATGGTTGTCTATCGTTGGTCATAATGGTAGTGGAAAATCAACAACTGTTCGCTTGATTGACGGTTTGCTAGAAGCGGAATCTGGAGAAATTTGGATAGATGGTGATTGCCTAACTCCGGAAAACGTCTGGGAAAAAAGACGTAAGATTGGTATGGTATTTCAAAATCCTGATAACCAATTCGTGGGGGCAACCGTAGAAGATGACGTTGCTTTTGGACTAGAAAACCAAGGGATTCCACTTGAAGAAATGGAGGTTCGAGTTACTGAAGCTTTATCATTGGTTGGCATGGCAGAATTTTCTAAAAAGGAACCATCTCGTTTATCAGGCGGTCAAAAACAAAGGGTTGCTATTGCAGGAGTTGTTGCTCTGCGACCAGACATTTTAATTTTGGATGAGGCTACAAGCATGTTGGATCCAGAGGGACGACTAGAGTTGATTAAGATCGTCCAAAAGATTCGCCAAGATCACCAAATGACAGTAATCTCCATTACGCATGACCTAGATGAGGTGGCCATGAGTGACCGTGTTTTGGTGATGAAAAAAGGAGAAATCGAATCAACTAGTACTCCTAGAGAATTATTCTCTAGGTTAGATTTAGATCAAATTGGTTTAGATCAACCCTTTGTCAACCAATTAAAAGAATCTCTACGTACTAGTGGCTTGAAATTACCAGAGCACTACCTGACCGAAGAGGAGCTCGAGGAGGCTTTATGGGAATTATTCTAG
- a CDS encoding energy-coupling factor transporter ATPase has protein sequence MGIILDNVSYTYQEGTPFASAALSDINLSIEDGSYTAIIGHTGSGKSTILQLLNGLLVPTKGSVRAFDTLITSTSVNKQIRQIRKQVGLVFQFAENQIFEETVLKDVAFGPQNFGVSVEEAEAIAREKLDLVGIDESLFERSPFELSGGQMRRVAIAGILAMEPSILVLDEPTAGLDPIGRKELMTLFEKLHQDGITIVLVTHLMDDVAEFADQVYVMEKGRLVKSGAPSLVFQNLEFMENIQLGVPKITRFAQRLADRGVSFKQMPITIEEFKEFING, from the coding sequence ATGGGAATTATTCTAGACAATGTGAGTTATACGTATCAGGAAGGAACACCCTTTGCCTCAGCTGCCTTGTCCGATATTAATTTGTCAATAGAGGATGGATCTTATACAGCAATTATTGGGCATACAGGAAGCGGGAAATCTACAATTCTACAACTTTTGAATGGTTTGTTGGTTCCCACAAAGGGAAGTGTTCGTGCCTTTGATACACTAATTACATCAACATCCGTCAATAAGCAAATTCGTCAAATTCGCAAACAAGTAGGATTGGTATTTCAGTTTGCAGAAAATCAAATATTTGAAGAAACTGTCTTAAAAGATGTAGCTTTTGGTCCTCAGAATTTTGGAGTTTCTGTAGAAGAGGCCGAGGCTATTGCGCGTGAAAAATTAGATTTAGTAGGAATTGACGAGTCACTTTTTGAACGTAGTCCATTTGAACTCTCAGGTGGTCAGATGAGAAGGGTCGCTATTGCTGGGATTTTAGCAATGGAGCCAAGTATCTTGGTTTTAGATGAGCCTACAGCAGGACTAGATCCGATTGGTCGGAAAGAGTTGATGACTTTGTTTGAAAAGCTTCATCAAGACGGCATCACGATTGTTTTGGTGACTCACCTTATGGATGATGTAGCAGAATTTGCTGACCAAGTTTATGTGATGGAAAAAGGAAGATTGGTTAAGAGTGGAGCGCCTAGTCTTGTCTTTCAAAATCTGGAGTTTATGGAAAATATCCAATTGGGTGTTCCAAAAATCACAAGATTTGCTCAAAGACTAGCTGACCGAGGAGTTTCTTTTAAACAAATGCCGATAACGATAGAAGAGTTTAAGGAGTTCATTAATGGATAA
- the pgsA gene encoding CDP-diacylglycerol--glycerol-3-phosphate 3-phosphatidyltransferase encodes MKKENIPNILTLGRILFIPIFVLLLSFGQSPVLHKIAAIIFAVASITDYLDGYLARKWQVVSNFGKFADPMADKLLVMSAFIMLVGLNMAPAWVVAIIICRELAVTGLRLLLVETGGTVLAAAMPGKIKTFSQMFAIIFLLFHWNLLGQITLYIALFFTVYSGYDYFKGSAYLFKGTFR; translated from the coding sequence ATGAAAAAAGAGAATATTCCTAACATACTTACGCTTGGTAGAATTTTATTTATTCCAATTTTTGTTCTCCTTCTATCATTTGGACAGTCTCCTGTGTTACATAAAATAGCAGCAATTATTTTTGCCGTTGCCAGTATCACTGACTATCTAGATGGCTATTTAGCTAGAAAATGGCAAGTAGTTAGCAATTTTGGTAAATTCGCAGATCCAATGGCAGATAAGTTGTTAGTTATGTCGGCCTTTATCATGCTAGTAGGTCTAAATATGGCTCCTGCTTGGGTAGTAGCTATTATCATTTGCCGAGAACTTGCAGTTACTGGGTTGCGCCTACTCTTAGTTGAAACTGGTGGAACTGTTTTAGCTGCAGCAATGCCAGGAAAAATCAAAACATTTAGCCAGATGTTTGCGATTATCTTCTTGTTATTTCATTGGAATTTACTTGGTCAGATAACTCTTTATATCGCTTTGTTCTTTACAGTTTATTCTGGTTATGATTACTTCAAGGGAAGCGCGTATTTGTTTAAAGGAACCTTTCGCTAG
- a CDS encoding pitrilysin family protein — MTRVTFDEKYYPAVKETLYQATLENGLTVTLLPKNDFNEVYGVVTVQIGSVDTEFTVRDGKRKIYPKGIAHFLEHKLFERENSEDIMAAFTELGADSNAFTSFTSTSYIFSTSDHVTECLDLLDELVTSFNITEESVEREKDIIQQEREMYQDDPDSCLFFKTLANLYPESPLASDIVGTEDSIENIRLEDLRDNFEEFYTPVNSHIFLVGNFDLELIQNYFRQKDVGDWIEETSRETIALNPVKKVDSSRMDVASPKLAIGVRTNSNMSNQDCYRYSILLRALFTMMFGWTSKRFQSLYETGKLDASLALEVEINRRFNFLMLTMETKEPVAISHQFRKAIQNFVTDADVSEEHLDLIKSEIYGEFIHNMNSLEFIATQYQSHIEESTLFDLPKIIQEMTLEDVLEVGHHFIDSSEIVEFTIFPL, encoded by the coding sequence ATGACTAGAGTTACTTTTGACGAGAAATACTATCCAGCTGTAAAGGAAACTCTTTATCAAGCAACATTAGAAAATGGCTTGACAGTTACTTTGCTTCCAAAAAATGACTTTAACGAAGTTTACGGTGTAGTCACTGTTCAAATTGGTTCAGTTGACACAGAGTTTACAGTAAGAGATGGAAAAAGAAAAATATATCCAAAAGGGATTGCTCATTTTTTAGAGCATAAACTTTTTGAAAGAGAAAATTCTGAAGATATCATGGCTGCTTTTACTGAACTAGGTGCAGATAGTAATGCCTTTACAAGCTTTACAAGTACAAGTTATATTTTTTCAACGTCTGACCATGTTACTGAGTGTTTGGACCTGCTTGACGAGCTAGTTACAAGCTTTAATATTACTGAAGAATCTGTTGAACGCGAAAAGGATATCATTCAGCAAGAACGCGAAATGTACCAAGACGATCCGGATTCCTGCTTATTCTTTAAAACACTTGCAAATCTATATCCAGAAAGTCCTCTGGCTTCAGATATTGTTGGAACTGAAGATTCGATAGAAAATATTAGATTAGAGGATTTACGAGACAATTTTGAAGAATTTTACACTCCTGTCAATAGTCATATTTTCCTTGTTGGGAACTTTGATTTAGAACTGATACAGAATTATTTCAGACAAAAGGATGTTGGAGATTGGATAGAAGAAACTTCGAGAGAAACAATCGCTTTAAACCCTGTAAAGAAGGTTGATAGCAGTCGTATGGATGTCGCCTCTCCTAAATTAGCTATTGGTGTTCGAACAAATTCCAATATGAGTAATCAGGATTGTTACCGATATAGTATTTTGCTAAGAGCTTTATTTACGATGATGTTTGGTTGGACTTCTAAAAGATTTCAGAGTTTGTATGAAACTGGCAAATTAGATGCTTCATTAGCTTTAGAAGTTGAAATCAATCGACGGTTTAACTTTTTGATGCTGACAATGGAGACGAAGGAGCCTGTTGCAATTTCGCACCAATTTCGAAAGGCGATTCAGAACTTTGTGACTGATGCAGATGTTTCGGAAGAACATCTTGATTTAATAAAAAGTGAAATTTATGGAGAGTTTATCCATAACATGAATTCTTTAGAATTTATTGCGACTCAATATCAGTCGCATATTGAGGAATCAACCCTATTTGATTTGCCAAAGATTATACAGGAAATGACCTTGGAAGATGTTCTTGAGGTAGGACATCATTTTATCGACAGTAGTGAAATCGTTGAATTTACGATTTTTCCACTATAG
- the rodZ gene encoding cytoskeleton protein RodZ produces MRKKTIGEVLRLARISQGLSLEELQRKTDIQLDMLEALESDDFDKLPSPFYARSFLRKYAWAVELDENIVLDAYDSGSMITYEEVDVDEIELTGRRRSNRKKRSLLPLFYFVLFSLSILIFVTYYVWNYIQTQSTETASANYNIVTTTTNAPSSETTSSNQTTNPSSSTEASTVTVTGQGDVISVEYKTPKETAELQLSVTDATSWVSVSDTDLAGGATLDPNNKTVKTTISKGSPVTITLGVVKGVKIKIDNQEIDTSKLTGQTGWITMNLSSN; encoded by the coding sequence ATGAGAAAAAAAACAATTGGTGAAGTTTTACGTTTAGCAAGAATTAGTCAAGGTTTGAGTCTGGAGGAATTGCAGCGTAAAACGGACATCCAACTTGATATGCTAGAAGCCTTAGAATCAGATGATTTTGATAAATTGCCTAGTCCCTTTTATGCTCGTTCTTTTTTGAGGAAATATGCTTGGGCAGTTGAGTTGGATGAAAACATTGTTTTAGACGCATATGATTCAGGGAGTATGATTACCTATGAGGAAGTTGATGTTGATGAGATAGAACTAACAGGTCGTAGACGTTCCAATCGTAAGAAGCGTTCCTTGCTTCCACTTTTTTACTTTGTTCTATTCTCCCTATCAATTTTAATTTTCGTAACCTACTATGTTTGGAATTATATTCAAACACAGTCAACAGAAACAGCTTCAGCTAACTATAATATTGTGACTACAACTACAAATGCACCAAGTAGTGAAACAACAAGTAGTAATCAAACCACTAATCCATCAAGTTCGACTGAAGCCTCAACTGTGACAGTCACAGGGCAAGGAGATGTCATATCAGTGGAATATAAAACTCCTAAAGAAACTGCCGAACTTCAATTATCTGTAACGGATGCAACAAGTTGGGTTAGCGTTTCAGATACTGATTTGGCTGGAGGGGCAACTCTAGATCCAAATAATAAAACAGTTAAAACAACAATTTCTAAAGGATCTCCAGTAACTATCACATTAGGTGTTGTTAAAGGTGTGAAAATAAAAATCGATAATCAGGAAATCGATACTTCGAAATTAACAGGCCAAACTGGTTGGATTACAATGAATTTGAGTTCAAATTAA
- the yaaA gene encoding S4 domain-containing protein YaaA, with protein sequence MEYKLFEEFITLQSLLKDLGIIQSGGAIKSFLSDHLVYFNGELENRRGKKIRIGDSIEIPDLKTQIVLVQPTPEELEEFHLEKLEKERVAKLVKEMNKKVQKKSTKKAQPTNTKSAPRFPGR encoded by the coding sequence ATGGAATACAAATTATTTGAAGAATTTATTACTCTCCAATCTCTTTTGAAAGACCTTGGAATCATACAAAGTGGCGGTGCTATTAAATCTTTTTTATCTGACCACCTTGTTTATTTTAATGGAGAATTAGAAAATCGTCGAGGCAAGAAAATTAGAATCGGGGATTCTATTGAAATCCCTGATTTAAAAACCCAGATTGTTCTAGTTCAACCAACCCCAGAAGAACTAGAGGAGTTTCATCTAGAAAAACTTGAGAAAGAACGTGTAGCTAAGCTTGTAAAGGAAATGAATAAGAAAGTTCAAAAAAAATCTACAAAAAAAGCTCAACCAACAAATACAAAATCTGCACCACGTTTTCCAGGTAGATAA
- a CDS encoding pitrilysin family protein, which yields MELFPGIAVHFIQSKKFKTNKITMRFTAPLSLDLISGRMLSASMLETANKSFPTAQILRKYLAALYGADLSTHAYRRGQSHLVDVSLTYVRDEFLSKKNVLTSQILELLYQVIFNPLSDEEGFEKNVFEIEKKQLLARLESELEDPFFFAHKELDHLFFQEESMQLVPKDLISRISEETSKTSYSSFQKMLKEDRIDLFFLGDFNEIEVLENLKKLNLTGRKATVNIQYRQEYSNVLREGIDRKNLGQSILEMGYHSTIGYGDDQKMALLLVNGLLGAFPHSKLFTQVREKEGLAYTVSSYLDLFSGFLRLFAGINRQNRNKARKLMNDQLLNIKNGRFTDIEVNQTKEMIRRTMLLSQDNQDSIIDREYLSLFFGKSVLDLDTLIETLEQVDKEAICRAASSLKLQAIYFMEGAE from the coding sequence ATGGAGTTATTCCCTGGAATTGCAGTCCATTTTATCCAATCTAAAAAGTTTAAGACTAATAAAATAACCATGCGTTTTACAGCTCCGTTATCTCTGGATTTAATTTCAGGTCGCATGTTAAGCGCTAGTATGCTTGAAACAGCTAATAAAAGTTTTCCAACTGCTCAAATTCTTAGAAAATATTTAGCAGCATTGTATGGAGCGGATTTATCGACTCATGCATATAGAAGAGGACAAAGCCATCTTGTAGATGTCAGTTTAACGTATGTTCGAGATGAATTTTTAAGTAAGAAAAACGTGCTAACTTCTCAAATTTTAGAATTATTGTATCAAGTCATATTTAATCCCTTGTCAGATGAGGAAGGATTTGAAAAGAATGTCTTTGAAATTGAGAAAAAACAACTGTTGGCAAGACTGGAATCAGAATTAGAGGATCCTTTCTTCTTTGCGCATAAAGAATTAGATCATTTGTTTTTCCAAGAAGAATCCATGCAGTTAGTCCCTAAAGATTTGATTTCCAGAATTTCTGAAGAGACTTCTAAAACTTCTTATTCAAGTTTCCAAAAAATGCTGAAAGAAGATAGGATTGATTTATTCTTTTTAGGGGACTTTAATGAAATTGAAGTTCTAGAAAACCTGAAGAAATTGAACTTGACAGGTCGTAAAGCAACTGTAAACATTCAGTATCGACAAGAATATTCAAATGTACTTAGGGAGGGAATTGACAGGAAAAACCTAGGGCAGTCTATTCTAGAAATGGGCTATCATAGCACAATTGGTTATGGGGATGATCAAAAAATGGCTTTACTACTTGTAAACGGTCTGCTTGGAGCTTTCCCTCACTCTAAATTGTTTACTCAAGTAAGGGAAAAGGAAGGGTTGGCTTATACTGTATCTAGTTACCTGGATCTTTTTAGTGGATTTTTACGATTATTTGCTGGAATCAATCGTCAGAACCGAAACAAGGCAAGAAAATTGATGAATGATCAATTACTCAATATCAAAAATGGTAGATTTACAGATATTGAAGTTAATCAAACTAAGGAAATGATTCGTAGGACGATGTTATTGAGTCAGGATAATCAAGATTCGATTATAGATAGAGAATATTTAAGCCTCTTTTTTGGTAAATCGGTTTTAGACCTGGATACTTTGATAGAGACACTAGAGCAAGTTGACAAGGAGGCAATCTGTAGGGCTGCGTCTAGCCTGAAATTGCAAGCTATCTATTTTATGGAAGGAGCAGAATGA